The following are encoded together in the Corynebacterium jeikeium genome:
- the ahpF gene encoding alkyl hydroperoxide reductase subunit F — translation MAKQLLDDNLRKQLGQLVPRTTKDIELVYSLDERSASEDLEKLLQDIAELSDKITARRDDDAHERKPSFSIVRTGSDISVAFAGIPMGHEFSSLVLALLQVGGNPIKEDQDLIEQVENLDGDYEFVTYMSLTCQNCPTVVQALNTMAVLNPRIKHTAVEGSLFQDEVKENNVLAVPTIYLNDEEFGQGRTTIEDFVRKLDTGSAAREAKKLNEKDAYEVLVVGQGPAGAAASIYVARKGLSVGLIGERFGGQVLDTNSIENFISVPSTEGPKLAAEFEEHVGQYDIDVVKAQAATGLTPATEEGGLHTVHFGDDATLRARALVIATGAQWRTLGVPGEEEYRNKGVTFCPHCDGPLFKGKSVAVIGGGNSGIEAALDLAGVVKHVTVLEFGEACRADDILMQRVEETANIDVITSAATTEIVGDGKNVTGLNYTDRTNDESKSLDVAGVFIQIGLVPNTQWLGESGVELNKIGEIVVDEHNATNVPGVYAAGDCTAVPFKQIVIAQGAGANAALGAWQYTVTAPKA, via the coding sequence ATGGCTAAGCAATTACTGGACGACAACCTGCGCAAGCAGCTCGGTCAGCTCGTCCCCCGCACTACCAAGGACATTGAGCTGGTCTACAGCCTGGATGAGCGTTCGGCCTCCGAGGACCTGGAGAAGCTGCTGCAGGACATCGCCGAGCTGTCTGACAAGATCACTGCCCGCCGCGACGACGACGCGCACGAGCGCAAGCCCTCCTTCAGCATCGTCCGCACCGGCAGCGACATTTCGGTAGCCTTCGCGGGCATCCCGATGGGCCACGAGTTCAGCTCCCTGGTGCTGGCACTGCTGCAGGTCGGCGGCAACCCGATCAAGGAAGACCAGGACCTGATCGAGCAGGTAGAAAACCTGGACGGTGACTACGAGTTCGTCACCTACATGTCCCTGACCTGCCAGAACTGCCCGACCGTCGTGCAGGCGCTGAACACCATGGCGGTGCTGAACCCACGCATCAAGCACACCGCGGTGGAGGGCTCGCTGTTCCAGGACGAAGTCAAGGAGAACAACGTCCTGGCCGTGCCGACCATCTACCTGAACGACGAGGAGTTCGGCCAGGGGCGCACCACCATCGAGGACTTCGTGCGCAAGCTGGACACTGGTTCCGCCGCGCGCGAGGCGAAGAAGCTGAACGAGAAGGACGCCTACGAGGTGCTGGTCGTTGGCCAGGGCCCGGCGGGTGCAGCGGCCTCCATCTACGTTGCCCGCAAGGGGCTGAGCGTCGGCCTGATCGGCGAGCGCTTCGGCGGCCAGGTGCTGGACACGAACTCCATCGAGAACTTCATCTCCGTGCCCTCCACCGAGGGGCCGAAGCTGGCGGCGGAGTTCGAGGAGCACGTCGGCCAGTACGACATTGACGTGGTGAAGGCCCAGGCTGCGACCGGCTTGACCCCTGCTACCGAGGAGGGTGGCCTGCACACGGTGCACTTTGGGGATGACGCCACCCTGCGCGCCCGTGCCCTCGTTATCGCCACGGGCGCACAGTGGCGAACCCTGGGCGTTCCAGGCGAGGAAGAGTACCGCAACAAGGGCGTAACCTTCTGCCCGCACTGCGACGGCCCGCTGTTCAAGGGGAAGTCCGTGGCCGTAATCGGCGGCGGAAACTCGGGCATTGAGGCTGCACTGGACCTGGCGGGTGTGGTTAAGCACGTGACGGTTCTGGAGTTCGGCGAGGCCTGCCGCGCGGATGACATCCTGATGCAGCGCGTGGAGGAAACCGCGAACATCGACGTGATTACGTCGGCAGCTACGACGGAGATCGTGGGCGACGGAAAGAACGTCACCGGCCTGAACTACACGGATCGGACGAACGATGAGTCGAAGTCTCTGGACGTCGCGGGCGTGTTCATCCAGATCGGCCTGGTGCCGAATACCCAGTGGCTGGGCGAGAGTGGCGTGGAGCTGAACAAGATTGGCGAGATCGTAGTGGACGAGCACAACGCCACCAACGTCCCGGGTGTGTACGCTGCCGGCGACTGCACTGCAGTGCCGTTCAAGCAGATTGTGATCGCCCAGGGCGCCGGCGCAAACGCCGCGCTGGGTGCGTGGCAGTACACGGTAACTGCGCCGAAGGCGTAG
- the ahpC gene encoding alkyl hydroperoxide reductase subunit C translates to MSLINTEILDFKNPAFFNGEFTEVSKDDVLGKWSIFFFYPGDFTFVCPTELGDLADHYEELKGLGVEVYAVSTDSHFVHKAWHAESAQVGKVNYYMLGDSTGQLTNNFQNMRPGAGQADRATFLVDPEGKIQYIEQTAEGIGRDASELVRKVKAAQYVAAHPGEVCPAKWEEGEETLTPGIDLVGKI, encoded by the coding sequence ATGTCCCTCATCAACACCGAGATTCTGGATTTCAAGAACCCCGCTTTCTTCAACGGTGAGTTCACCGAGGTTTCCAAGGACGACGTCCTGGGCAAGTGGTCTATCTTCTTCTTCTACCCGGGCGACTTCACCTTCGTCTGCCCCACCGAGCTGGGCGACCTGGCTGACCACTACGAAGAGCTGAAGGGTCTGGGCGTAGAGGTTTACGCCGTATCCACCGACTCCCACTTCGTGCACAAGGCATGGCACGCAGAGTCCGCGCAGGTCGGCAAGGTTAACTACTACATGCTGGGCGACTCCACCGGTCAGCTGACCAACAACTTCCAGAACATGCGTCCGGGCGCTGGCCAGGCAGACCGCGCAACCTTCCTGGTAGACCCGGAGGGCAAGATCCAGTACATCGAGCAGACCGCCGAGGGCATCGGCCGCGACGCTTCCGAGCTGGTCCGCAAGGTGAAGGCTGCTCAGTACGTTGCAGCTCACCCGGGCGAGGTTTGCCCCGCCAAGTGGGAAGAGGGCGAAGAGACCCTGACCCCGGGCATTGACCTGGTTGGCAAGATCTAA
- a CDS encoding YeeE/YedE thiosulfate transporter family protein: protein MIVTGLALGAVLGWVMQRGRFCVTGMIRDIFLNKTWRGFTALLIVIAVHAVGLAALTTAGAITPEFKPFAPLAVVLGGLLFGMGIVLAGGCASGTWYRSAEGLIGSWLALIFYAGSAAAMKGGSLNALNEGLRSWTLPITTIHGSLGISVWWLVIPFALGVAFLTRRFLAQEAQTPKMATLKPKKSGLAHLLAEKPWHFYPTAVIIGALGVLAWPLSAATGRNDGLGITSPSSNLSKFLVSGEDTVDWGVMLVLGLLVGAFFAAKASGEFRLRLPSTEQAVRSVIGGVLMGVGASAAGGCTVGNGMVQTSLFSYQGWVALLFIAIGIGVAAKLWLKPTDVVPGQTSGPKAGPEQSSSRAAQPVAEQKAMAAQLGFQTTGTLLLDRKATVAESVESSGASGDSDLKLVGDRTYKLDTLGAVCPFPLIDAKAAMADLSVGDSLQIDFDCTQATDAIPRWAATDGHEVTNFEQTTDAGWTITVKKGS from the coding sequence ATGATTGTTACGGGATTGGCATTAGGTGCTGTCCTTGGCTGGGTTATGCAGCGCGGCAGGTTCTGCGTCACTGGCATGATCCGCGATATTTTCTTGAATAAGACCTGGCGGGGCTTCACCGCCCTGCTAATCGTTATTGCAGTGCACGCGGTCGGCCTGGCCGCGCTTACAACTGCAGGAGCAATTACGCCCGAGTTCAAGCCGTTTGCGCCGCTCGCCGTCGTGCTAGGTGGCCTGCTTTTCGGCATGGGCATCGTATTAGCAGGTGGCTGCGCATCCGGTACCTGGTACCGCTCCGCCGAGGGGCTTATTGGCTCGTGGCTGGCGCTTATCTTCTACGCCGGCAGTGCTGCCGCCATGAAGGGCGGCTCGCTTAACGCTCTCAACGAGGGGTTGCGCAGCTGGACGCTGCCCATCACCACCATCCACGGATCTCTAGGGATCTCCGTGTGGTGGCTCGTCATCCCATTCGCGCTAGGAGTTGCCTTCCTGACCCGCCGCTTCCTGGCGCAGGAAGCCCAGACTCCGAAAATGGCGACCCTGAAGCCAAAGAAGAGCGGCCTGGCCCACCTGCTGGCGGAAAAGCCCTGGCACTTTTACCCCACTGCCGTCATCATCGGCGCGCTGGGCGTGCTGGCATGGCCACTGTCGGCCGCGACGGGGCGCAACGACGGCCTAGGCATCACCAGCCCATCGTCCAACCTTTCTAAGTTCCTCGTCAGCGGCGAAGACACGGTTGACTGGGGAGTCATGTTGGTGCTCGGCCTGCTGGTAGGTGCATTCTTCGCAGCTAAGGCATCCGGTGAATTCCGTCTGCGCCTTCCCTCTACCGAGCAAGCTGTTCGTTCCGTCATCGGCGGCGTGCTGATGGGCGTGGGCGCCTCCGCTGCCGGCGGCTGCACCGTGGGCAACGGCATGGTACAGACCTCCCTGTTCAGCTACCAGGGTTGGGTTGCGCTGCTGTTCATCGCCATCGGAATCGGCGTAGCCGCCAAGCTGTGGCTCAAGCCCACGGATGTGGTGCCGGGCCAGACATCTGGCCCGAAGGCTGGCCCGGAACAGTCTTCCTCACGCGCCGCTCAGCCAGTCGCCGAGCAGAAGGCCATGGCTGCCCAGCTGGGCTTCCAAACCACGGGCACCCTACTGCTGGATCGCAAGGCCACGGTTGCGGAGAGCGTTGAATCGAGTGGAGCCAGCGGAGATAGCGACCTCAAATTGGTCGGCGATCGGACCTACAAGCTCGACACTCTCGGCGCGGTATGCCCGTTCCCCCTGATCGACGCCAAGGCGGCGATGGCTGACCTTTCCGTCGGGGATTCGCTGCAGATCGACTTTGACTGCACCCAAGCTACCGATGCCATCCCGCGGTGGGCTGCCACCGATGGCCACGAAGTCACGAACTTCGAGCAGACCACCGACGCAGGCTGGACCATCACCGTCAAGAAGGGCAGCTAG
- the budA gene encoding acetolactate decarboxylase: MSDSPVTRHTIFQNSLMTALLDGIYDGEMTVGELLGKGNFGLGTFDALDGEMVIIDGVCYQLRHDGSATRADLETRSPYAVATNFVPRIRRRAPENIRRADLSKFIDGMTPSSNYMYAVRITGHFSSVVTRTVVKQKPPYRPMVEATDDDAEQHFTDVTGIIAGFRTPVYEKGISVPGCHVHFIDDSRTVGGHVLDFTLEEGKIELCPGTDLELRLPLTSAFSEANLDPEDLDAQLHKTEVKD; this comes from the coding sequence ATGAGTGACTCACCGGTAACTAGGCACACAATCTTCCAGAACTCCCTCATGACCGCCCTGCTAGACGGCATCTACGACGGTGAGATGACCGTCGGCGAGCTGCTGGGCAAGGGTAACTTCGGGCTGGGAACGTTCGACGCGCTGGACGGCGAGATGGTCATCATCGATGGCGTTTGTTACCAGCTGCGCCACGACGGCAGTGCCACCCGCGCTGACCTGGAAACCCGCAGCCCTTACGCAGTGGCGACTAACTTCGTGCCACGCATTCGTCGTCGCGCCCCGGAAAACATCCGCCGTGCGGATCTATCGAAGTTCATCGACGGCATGACACCCTCCTCGAACTACATGTACGCCGTCCGCATCACCGGGCACTTCAGCAGCGTGGTCACCCGCACGGTCGTGAAGCAGAAGCCGCCCTATCGGCCGATGGTCGAGGCGACGGATGATGACGCCGAGCAACACTTCACCGACGTCACGGGAATTATCGCGGGCTTCCGCACGCCGGTTTACGAGAAGGGCATCTCCGTGCCTGGCTGCCACGTGCATTTCATCGACGACTCGCGCACCGTCGGCGGCCACGTGCTGGACTTCACCCTGGAGGAAGGCAAGATCGAGCTGTGCCCCGGCACCGACCTGGAGCTACGCCTGCCGCTGACTAGTGCATTCTCCGAGGCGAATCTGGACCCGGAGGACTTGGACGCGCAGCTGCACAAGACAGAGGTTAAGGACTAG
- a CDS encoding vWA domain-containing protein translates to MAKRSSLLFAIALIAALVTIVVPPAQEARAEDEEGKNIPPTMLILDASGSMKTPDAGGQTRMAAAKDAAQLFSVAVPSDAELGFMVYGTEVGNSPEERDAGCKDVKTLLPVEKGNVTKIPAEVGKVEASGHTPMGPALRQAAEELPKDGERSIVLVSDGEDTCAPPPVCEVAKDLKKEGIDLTINTVGFLVDSKARKELECIAEAGGGEYMDAKDTVSLADSMKRLTTRTAQTTETEAEEISGGDDYSSAAKVPADVETFSTKLREKSGGDRADEDGAEYFSTPIAEGERLALSVATMPPPSQGDGLGRSNFALKLDAEELDCYLDNSGDTGIIDSNGPFFSSYTTKRAGEDCPAGDFKFKVVRKSGPYEGQEIPAEVTIKRFANEDLNGVPEPFEEESFSHEDSPQAAEDVETVKPGAWFHDAAELKADGKSTVKAEIVPGETHVFKIKAEYGQKLRGGMKLVAAPDKELARISQLQVRTLNSARQAASSQESQSVSPPTEGQSVAFGHAARLNYRNMVGDGEEQPSDVAARKSWLDGDQYIVVFFNNSWGGGEHRDVSEVKNEVATYELTTELTGEKIPGPKFSEASHPQDEDGEDNSKQAAESEEKDNEESGSSNNLIWYSVVVGVLVALGGGGVALAYSRKR, encoded by the coding sequence ATGGCTAAAAGAAGCTCGCTGTTATTCGCAATTGCGCTGATCGCAGCACTGGTGACAATCGTCGTACCACCGGCACAGGAAGCTCGGGCGGAGGATGAGGAGGGTAAGAACATCCCGCCGACGATGCTGATCTTGGATGCCTCCGGATCGATGAAAACTCCGGACGCCGGTGGACAGACGCGCATGGCTGCCGCGAAGGATGCGGCGCAGCTGTTTTCTGTGGCCGTGCCCAGCGACGCGGAGTTGGGATTCATGGTCTACGGAACGGAGGTCGGCAACTCGCCGGAAGAACGCGACGCCGGCTGTAAGGACGTAAAAACCCTGTTGCCGGTGGAAAAGGGGAACGTAACCAAGATTCCCGCAGAAGTCGGCAAAGTGGAGGCTTCCGGTCACACACCGATGGGCCCAGCTTTGAGGCAAGCCGCCGAGGAGCTGCCGAAGGACGGCGAGCGCTCGATCGTGCTGGTATCCGACGGCGAGGACACCTGCGCCCCACCACCAGTGTGCGAGGTGGCCAAGGATCTGAAGAAGGAAGGCATTGACCTCACCATCAATACCGTTGGCTTCCTAGTGGATTCCAAGGCCCGCAAGGAGCTGGAGTGTATCGCCGAGGCAGGCGGCGGCGAGTACATGGATGCCAAGGACACCGTGAGTTTGGCTGATTCCATGAAGCGGCTGACTACCCGCACGGCCCAGACCACTGAGACAGAAGCGGAGGAGATCAGCGGAGGAGATGATTACTCATCGGCGGCTAAGGTGCCGGCCGATGTGGAGACGTTCTCCACGAAGCTGCGTGAAAAGTCCGGTGGGGACCGGGCGGACGAGGACGGCGCCGAGTACTTCAGTACCCCCATCGCCGAAGGCGAGCGCCTGGCGCTCAGCGTGGCCACGATGCCTCCGCCCTCCCAGGGCGATGGGCTGGGGAGGTCTAACTTCGCGCTCAAGTTGGACGCAGAGGAGCTAGATTGCTACCTGGACAACAGTGGAGACACCGGGATCATCGATTCCAACGGACCGTTCTTCTCCTCCTACACAACGAAGCGAGCAGGCGAAGACTGCCCAGCAGGTGACTTCAAGTTCAAGGTAGTGCGCAAGAGTGGCCCGTACGAGGGGCAGGAGATTCCCGCGGAGGTCACCATCAAGCGCTTCGCGAACGAAGACCTCAATGGTGTTCCGGAGCCTTTCGAGGAAGAGAGCTTCTCCCATGAGGATTCCCCGCAAGCTGCCGAAGACGTGGAGACGGTGAAGCCGGGGGCGTGGTTCCACGACGCCGCGGAGCTCAAGGCGGACGGCAAGTCTACGGTGAAGGCCGAAATCGTGCCGGGCGAAACTCACGTGTTCAAGATCAAGGCTGAGTATGGGCAGAAGCTGCGGGGTGGGATGAAGCTGGTCGCGGCTCCTGACAAGGAGCTGGCGCGCATCTCTCAATTGCAGGTGCGAACCTTGAACTCTGCGCGACAGGCGGCTTCTTCGCAGGAAAGTCAATCTGTCAGCCCGCCCACTGAGGGTCAGTCCGTTGCCTTCGGCCACGCCGCCAGGCTGAACTATCGCAACATGGTGGGTGATGGTGAGGAACAACCGAGTGATGTTGCGGCGCGGAAATCTTGGCTGGATGGGGACCAGTACATCGTGGTTTTCTTCAACAACAGCTGGGGTGGCGGCGAACACCGGGACGTTTCAGAGGTGAAGAACGAGGTCGCCACCTATGAGCTCACCACAGAGCTCACGGGGGAGAAGATTCCCGGCCCGAAGTTCTCGGAAGCTTCGCATCCGCAGGACGAGGACGGTGAAGACAACTCCAAGCAGGCTGCTGAATCCGAGGAGAAAGACAACGAAGAGTCCGGCTCGAGCAACAACCTGATCTGGTACAGCGTCGTCGTGGGCGTGCTGGTAGCCCTGGGCGGTGGCGGCGTGGCCCTCGCCTACAGCCGCAAGCGCTAA
- a CDS encoding 3-hydroxyacyl-CoA dehydrogenase NAD-binding domain-containing protein — protein MSMFKWDQDGDGIVTITMDDPNQPVNTMNDTFQGELPELVEKLQGAVESGEAKGVVITSAKKTFFAGGDIKSMIKSTPEDAEAITKQINGMKAGLRAIETLGVPVVAAINGAALGGGLEIALATHHRIASDAKGLKVGLPEVTLGLLPGGGGVTRVVRMLGIQDALMKVLTTGRQFRAEDALKTGLIDEVVPADQLIDAAKKWIKENPEASQPWDQKGFKIPGGTPTNPKLAQFLPSFPANVTKQIKGAPMPAPKAILKAAVEGAQLKNIEEALAVETRYFVELVTGTTSKNMMQAFFFDLQYCNGGGSRPKDVEKKQFKKLGMVGAGMMGAAIAYVAAKAGMEVVLKDIKMEAAEKGKSYSEGLEAKALKRGKTTEEKSKALLDRIKPSVDYSDLSDCDIVIEAVFENTELKHKVWAEIEAAVPEDCVLGSNTSTLPITELATGVKRPKDFIGIHFFSPVDKMPLVEIIKGEETSDETLAAALDFTGQIRKTPIVVNDSRGFYTSRVIGFFLNEAMRMLAEGIDPAVIEAAGRQAGYPAPPLQLQDELNLKLARKIGSETRAAQEAAGLTVDDGGVTEIVDKMLDVYDRPGKLEGKGFYEYNEEGRRTGLWRGLWDELGAGKVKVADGESTVAGTGLDTAAAGAAQKAAADPSGVAAGSNVPADAPAFIDLVERPLFAEALETQKCIDEGVLTSDADANIGSIMGIGFPAWTGGTRQYIKNYDRPAAATLPEGKVADRDGGDYPTRGVAGFVARAEELAAKYGERFTPLESLKK, from the coding sequence ATGAGCATGTTCAAGTGGGACCAGGATGGCGACGGCATCGTAACCATCACCATGGACGACCCGAACCAGCCGGTCAACACCATGAACGACACCTTCCAGGGCGAGCTGCCCGAGCTGGTGGAGAAGCTGCAGGGCGCAGTGGAGTCCGGCGAGGCCAAGGGCGTAGTCATCACCTCTGCCAAGAAGACCTTCTTCGCCGGCGGCGACATCAAGTCGATGATCAAGTCCACCCCGGAAGACGCAGAAGCAATCACCAAGCAGATCAACGGCATGAAGGCCGGCCTGCGCGCCATCGAGACCCTCGGTGTGCCGGTTGTCGCCGCCATCAACGGTGCGGCGCTCGGCGGTGGCCTGGAGATCGCTCTGGCCACGCACCACCGCATTGCTTCTGACGCCAAGGGCCTGAAGGTTGGCCTGCCAGAGGTCACCCTGGGTCTGCTGCCGGGTGGCGGCGGTGTGACCCGCGTGGTCCGCATGCTGGGCATCCAGGACGCACTGATGAAGGTCCTGACCACCGGCCGCCAGTTCCGCGCAGAAGACGCACTGAAGACCGGCCTGATCGACGAGGTCGTCCCGGCAGACCAGCTGATCGACGCTGCCAAGAAGTGGATCAAGGAGAACCCGGAAGCATCCCAGCCGTGGGACCAGAAGGGCTTCAAGATCCCGGGCGGCACCCCGACCAACCCGAAGCTGGCGCAGTTCCTGCCCTCCTTCCCGGCTAACGTGACCAAGCAGATCAAGGGCGCACCGATGCCGGCCCCGAAGGCCATCCTGAAGGCCGCCGTTGAGGGCGCACAGCTGAAGAACATCGAAGAGGCCCTGGCCGTGGAGACCCGCTACTTCGTGGAGCTGGTCACCGGCACGACCTCCAAGAACATGATGCAGGCATTCTTCTTCGACCTGCAGTACTGCAACGGTGGCGGCTCCCGCCCGAAGGACGTTGAGAAGAAGCAGTTCAAGAAGCTGGGCATGGTTGGTGCCGGCATGATGGGCGCAGCGATCGCCTACGTGGCAGCGAAGGCTGGCATGGAGGTCGTGCTGAAGGACATCAAGATGGAGGCTGCCGAGAAGGGCAAGTCCTACTCCGAGGGACTGGAGGCCAAGGCGCTGAAGCGCGGCAAGACCACCGAGGAGAAGTCCAAGGCTCTGCTGGACCGCATCAAGCCTTCCGTCGACTACTCCGACCTGTCCGACTGTGACATCGTGATCGAGGCCGTGTTCGAGAACACCGAGCTGAAGCACAAGGTCTGGGCAGAGATCGAGGCAGCCGTGCCGGAGGATTGCGTGCTGGGCTCCAACACCTCCACCCTGCCGATCACCGAGCTGGCTACCGGCGTGAAGCGCCCGAAGGACTTCATCGGTATCCACTTCTTCTCCCCGGTAGACAAGATGCCGCTGGTGGAGATCATCAAGGGCGAGGAGACCTCCGACGAGACCCTGGCTGCGGCCCTGGACTTCACCGGCCAGATCCGCAAGACCCCGATCGTCGTGAACGACTCCCGCGGCTTCTACACCTCCCGCGTCATCGGCTTCTTCCTGAACGAGGCTATGCGCATGCTGGCTGAGGGCATCGACCCAGCCGTCATCGAGGCCGCTGGCCGCCAGGCTGGCTACCCGGCACCGCCGCTGCAGCTGCAGGACGAGCTGAACCTGAAGCTGGCCCGCAAGATCGGTTCCGAGACCCGCGCTGCCCAGGAAGCCGCTGGCCTGACCGTCGACGACGGTGGCGTGACCGAGATCGTGGACAAGATGCTGGACGTCTACGACCGCCCGGGCAAGCTCGAGGGCAAGGGCTTCTACGAGTACAACGAGGAAGGCCGTCGCACCGGCCTGTGGCGCGGCCTGTGGGACGAGCTGGGTGCCGGCAAGGTGAAGGTCGCCGACGGCGAGTCCACCGTTGCAGGCACCGGCCTGGATACCGCCGCTGCCGGCGCAGCCCAGAAGGCTGCTGCTGACCCGAGCGGCGTGGCTGCTGGCTCCAACGTTCCGGCTGACGCGCCGGCCTTCATCGACCTGGTGGAGCGTCCGCTGTTCGCCGAGGCTCTAGAGACCCAGAAGTGCATCGACGAGGGCGTGCTGACCTCTGATGCGGATGCCAACATCGGCTCCATCATGGGCATCGGCTTCCCGGCCTGGACCGGCGGTACCCGCCAGTACATCAAGAACTACGACCGCCCGGCCGCCGCTACCCTGCCAGAGGGCAAGGTTGCGGATCGCGACGGTGGCGACTACCCGACCCGCGGCGTTGCAGGCTTCGTTGCCCGCGCTGAGGAGCTGGCCGCTAAGTACGGCGAGCGCTTCACCCCGCTGGAGTCTCTGAAGAAGTAG
- a CDS encoding acetyl-CoA C-acetyltransferase: MTSNTGAPEAFIYDAVRTPRGKGKPGGSLHTAKPVDLLSGLIESIIERNPGIDPNRISDVIAGCVTPVGDQGMDIARTAALNAGLPYTATGLQVNRYCASGLTAVNLGAQKIRSGWDDLVFVGGVESMSRVPMGSDGGALAMDPASNFYNDFIPQGISADIIASLDGLSREDLDAFAARSHERASKAWEEGRFDRTVVPVKDQNGITLLDRDETIRPGTTVEGLSGLKPAFAMIGDQGGFDAVAQTKYPQLERINHLHHAGNSSGIVDGAALLAIGSEQAGKDFDLTPRARVVSVATSGVEPTIMLTAPAPASRAALAKAGLKPEDIDIWEINEAFSSVVLRAQRELDIPDEKLNVSGGAIAMGHPLGATGAIITGTAVDELHRTGGRYALITLCVAAGMGVATIIERV, translated from the coding sequence ATGACCAGTAACACTGGCGCCCCTGAGGCATTCATTTACGACGCCGTCCGCACCCCCCGTGGAAAGGGCAAGCCGGGCGGTTCCCTACACACCGCCAAGCCCGTCGACCTGCTCTCCGGCCTGATCGAATCGATCATCGAGCGCAACCCGGGCATCGACCCCAACCGCATCAGCGACGTCATCGCTGGCTGTGTCACCCCCGTCGGCGACCAGGGCATGGACATCGCCCGCACCGCCGCGCTGAACGCCGGCCTGCCGTACACCGCTACCGGCCTCCAGGTGAACCGCTACTGCGCCTCCGGCCTGACCGCCGTGAACCTGGGCGCGCAGAAGATCCGCTCCGGCTGGGACGACCTGGTCTTCGTCGGCGGCGTGGAGTCCATGTCCCGCGTCCCGATGGGCTCCGACGGCGGCGCCCTGGCGATGGATCCCGCCTCCAACTTCTACAACGACTTCATCCCGCAGGGCATCTCCGCTGACATCATCGCCAGCCTGGACGGCCTGTCCCGCGAGGACCTCGACGCTTTCGCTGCCCGCTCCCACGAGCGCGCATCCAAGGCATGGGAAGAGGGCCGCTTCGACCGCACCGTCGTTCCGGTGAAGGACCAGAACGGGATCACCCTGCTGGACCGCGACGAGACCATCCGCCCTGGCACCACCGTCGAGGGCCTGTCCGGCCTGAAGCCCGCCTTCGCCATGATCGGCGACCAGGGTGGCTTCGACGCTGTCGCGCAGACCAAGTACCCGCAGCTGGAGCGCATCAACCACCTGCACCACGCAGGTAACTCCTCCGGCATTGTCGACGGCGCAGCCCTGCTGGCCATCGGTTCCGAGCAGGCCGGTAAGGACTTCGACCTGACCCCGCGCGCCCGCGTTGTCTCCGTCGCCACCTCCGGTGTGGAGCCGACCATCATGCTGACCGCCCCGGCTCCGGCCTCCCGCGCCGCCCTGGCCAAGGCTGGCCTGAAGCCCGAGGACATCGACATCTGGGAGATCAACGAGGCATTCTCCTCCGTCGTCCTGCGTGCACAGCGCGAGCTGGACATCCCGGACGAGAAGCTCAACGTCTCCGGTGGCGCCATCGCCATGGGCCACCCGCTGGGTGCAACCGGCGCGATCATCACCGGCACCGCCGTCGACGAGCTGCACCGCACCGGCGGCCGCTACGCCCTGATCACCCTCTGTGTCGCAGCCGGCATGGGTGTGGCCACGATCATCGAGCGCGTCTAA
- a CDS encoding class I SAM-dependent methyltransferase, with translation MNLNNHPARQRQTLSVFRRRATLRRSFGLLSDFKYEQTRPDIFYGHLAEDTVGLIRDIYAGVCGDSRGDSQVEPLRGAKILDVGGGPGYFGVAFDKAGADYYTCEPDVGEMAAAGIKLQTSVRGSGLDLPFLSDAFDITYSSNVAEHVPDPWRMADEMLRVTKPGGVMIYSYTVWLGPFGGHETGLWQHYVGGEFAARRYEKKMGKPPKNRWGESLFDVSAAEGLEYARKVHDESAELVAAFPRYHPWWAWWMVRVPGLREFAVSNLVLVFQKR, from the coding sequence ATGAACCTGAACAACCACCCCGCCCGCCAGCGCCAGACGCTAAGCGTTTTCCGCCGCCGCGCCACCCTGCGCCGTTCCTTCGGCCTGCTAAGCGACTTCAAGTATGAGCAGACCCGGCCCGATATTTTCTACGGCCACTTGGCGGAGGACACCGTCGGGCTGATCCGTGACATTTACGCGGGCGTGTGCGGAGATAGTCGCGGGGATAGTCAGGTCGAGCCCCTGCGCGGCGCAAAGATCCTGGACGTCGGCGGCGGCCCGGGTTATTTCGGAGTGGCCTTCGACAAAGCCGGCGCGGATTATTACACCTGCGAACCAGACGTCGGCGAGATGGCCGCCGCGGGCATCAAGCTGCAGACCTCGGTGCGGGGTTCGGGGCTGGACCTACCTTTTCTAAGTGACGCCTTCGACATCACCTACTCTTCCAATGTCGCAGAGCACGTACCGGATCCGTGGCGAATGGCCGATGAGATGCTGCGGGTGACGAAGCCAGGCGGAGTGATGATCTACAGCTATACGGTGTGGCTGGGTCCGTTCGGCGGACACGAAACCGGCCTGTGGCAGCACTACGTGGGCGGGGAGTTTGCCGCCCGGCGCTATGAAAAGAAGATGGGCAAGCCACCGAAAAACCGCTGGGGCGAGAGCCTGTTTGACGTCTCCGCCGCCGAAGGCCTGGAGTATGCGCGCAAGGTACACGACGAAAGCGCTGAGCTGGTGGCCGCGTTCCCGCGCTATCACCCCTGGTGGGCATGGTGGATGGTACGTGTACCGGGGCTCCGCGAGTTTGCGGTTTCCAACCTGGTGCTGGTGTTTCAGAAACGCTAG